The Rhododendron vialii isolate Sample 1 chromosome 6a, ASM3025357v1 genome includes a window with the following:
- the LOC131329517 gene encoding uncharacterized protein LOC131329517 isoform X3 yields the protein MSRVSPKVDIIDMLQKASVPNFATDGSAAKQIKELSAEVTKLKWLREERRSSRFQSNLFLVPLGKIRYPWKPSRCSKCKVFGHNECSVPDVVPKAEGKIWVVKQGPSLPATGCASPIEEKGGGGKFQGGRRRKKK from the exons ATGTCTAGGGTTTCTCCAAAAGTTGATATTATTGATATGCTTCAGAAGGCGTCGGTTCCTAATTTTGCTACTGATGGTTCTGCTGCGAAACAGATCAAGGAACTTTCTGCGGAGGTGACCAAATTGAAATGGCTCCGGGAGGAAAGGAGAAGCTCTCGGTTTCAGAGCAACCTGTTCCTCGTTCCTCTTGGAAAGATAAG GTATCCGTGGAAACCTTCTCGTTGCAGTAAGTGTAAAGTTTTTGGCCATAATGAATGTTCTGTGCCTGATGTTGTGCCAAAGGCTGAAGGTAAAATATGGGTGGTTAAGCAAGGCCCCTCGTTACCTGCTACTGGGTGTGCTTCTCCAATTGAGGAGAAGGGTGGGGGTGGTAAATTTCAAGGGGgtaggaggagaaagaagaaatgA
- the LOC131329517 gene encoding uncharacterized protein LOC131329517 isoform X1, whose protein sequence is MSRVSPKVDIIDMLQKASVPNFATDGSAAKQIKELSAEVTKLKWLREERRSSRFQSNLFLVPLGKIRLMVLQQWYPQMELAKVGLSKVPLWIQIFNIPLEYWNGPGLSYIASAVGKPLYANEVTEANQRLSFAWVCFEVDIDSVLPESFELQFPKGLVLIFLLGIRGNLLVAVSVKFLAIMNVLCLMLCQRLKVKYGWLSKAPRYLLLGVLLQLRRRVGVVNFKGVGGERRNE, encoded by the exons ATGTCTAGGGTTTCTCCAAAAGTTGATATTATTGATATGCTTCAGAAGGCGTCGGTTCCTAATTTTGCTACTGATGGTTCTGCTGCGAAACAGATCAAGGAACTTTCTGCGGAGGTGACCAAATTGAAATGGCTCCGGGAGGAAAGGAGAAGCTCTCGGTTTCAGAGCAACCTGTTCCTCGTTCCTCTTGGAAAGATAAG GCTTATGGTGCTACAGCAGTGGTATCCCCAGATGGAACTGGCGAAAGTGGGTCTATCTAAGGTTCCTTTATGGATTCAGATTTTTAATATTCCATTAGAATACTGGAATGGTCCAGGGTTGAGTTACATTGCAAGTGCAGTGGGCAAACCCCTCTATGCTAATGAGGTAACTGAAGCTAATCAGCGCCTTAGCTTTGCTTGGGTCTGTTTTGAAGTTGATATCGACTCTGTGCTTCCGGAATCGTTTGAGCTGCAGTTTCCTAAGGGGCTTGTACTGATCTTTTTGTTAGGTATCCGTGGAAACCTTCTCGTTGCAGTAAGTGTAAAGTTTTTGGCCATAATGAATGTTCTGTGCCTGATGTTGTGCCAAAGGCTGAAGGTAAAATATGGGTGGTTAAGCAAGGCCCCTCGTTACCTGCTACTGGGTGTGCTTCTCCAATTGAGGAGAAGGGTGGGGGTGGTAAATTTCAAGGGGgtaggaggagaaagaagaaatgAATAG
- the LOC131329517 gene encoding uncharacterized protein LOC131329517 isoform X4 has translation MSRVSPKVDIIDMLQKASVPNFATDGSAAKQIKELSAEVTKLKWLREERRSSRFQSNLFLVPLGKIRLMVLQQWYPQMELAKVGLSKVPLWIQIFNIPLEYWNGPGLSYIASAVGKPLYANEVSVETFSLQ, from the exons ATGTCTAGGGTTTCTCCAAAAGTTGATATTATTGATATGCTTCAGAAGGCGTCGGTTCCTAATTTTGCTACTGATGGTTCTGCTGCGAAACAGATCAAGGAACTTTCTGCGGAGGTGACCAAATTGAAATGGCTCCGGGAGGAAAGGAGAAGCTCTCGGTTTCAGAGCAACCTGTTCCTCGTTCCTCTTGGAAAGATAAG GCTTATGGTGCTACAGCAGTGGTATCCCCAGATGGAACTGGCGAAAGTGGGTCTATCTAAGGTTCCTTTATGGATTCAGATTTTTAATATTCCATTAGAATACTGGAATGGTCCAGGGTTGAGTTACATTGCAAGTGCAGTGGGCAAACCCCTCTATGCTAATGAG GTATCCGTGGAAACCTTCTCGTTGCAGTAA
- the LOC131329517 gene encoding uncharacterized protein LOC131329517 isoform X2, protein MAPGGKEKLSVSEQPVPRSSWKDKFGDDGAYRKILENGPWHFNGRLMVLQQWYPQMELAKVGLSKVPLWIQIFNIPLEYWNGPGLSYIASAVGKPLYANEVTEANQRLSFAWVCFEVDIDSVLPESFELQFPKGLVLIFLLGIRGNLLVAVSVKFLAIMNVLCLMLCQRLKVKYGWLSKAPRYLLLGVLLQLRRRVGVVNFKGVGGERRNE, encoded by the exons ATGGCTCCGGGAGGAAAGGAGAAGCTCTCGGTTTCAGAGCAACCTGTTCCTCGTTCCTCTTGGAAAGATAAG tTTGGTGATGATGGGGCTTATAGGAAGATTTTAGAGAATGGTCCGTGGCATTTTAATGGCAGGCTTATGGTGCTACAGCAGTGGTATCCCCAGATGGAACTGGCGAAAGTGGGTCTATCTAAGGTTCCTTTATGGATTCAGATTTTTAATATTCCATTAGAATACTGGAATGGTCCAGGGTTGAGTTACATTGCAAGTGCAGTGGGCAAACCCCTCTATGCTAATGAGGTAACTGAAGCTAATCAGCGCCTTAGCTTTGCTTGGGTCTGTTTTGAAGTTGATATCGACTCTGTGCTTCCGGAATCGTTTGAGCTGCAGTTTCCTAAGGGGCTTGTACTGATCTTTTTGTTAGGTATCCGTGGAAACCTTCTCGTTGCAGTAAGTGTAAAGTTTTTGGCCATAATGAATGTTCTGTGCCTGATGTTGTGCCAAAGGCTGAAGGTAAAATATGGGTGGTTAAGCAAGGCCCCTCGTTACCTGCTACTGGGTGTGCTTCTCCAATTGAGGAGAAGGGTGGGGGTGGTAAATTTCAAGGGGgtaggaggagaaagaagaaatgAATAG
- the LOC131329801 gene encoding protein transport protein SFT2-like, with protein MQKTAQAWFAGGPSSSSNGRNDLQKTSPSLLADWNAYAASKESQESESALGFDLEAAVTTASDKVSGTFNVVSKGVRDLPGSLQSATSNVPSGKSLVYFGLLLATGVFFIFIAFTMFLPVMVLMPQKFALCFTIGCALIIGSFFALKGPKNQLQHMSSTERLPFTLGFIGTMVGTIYVSMVLHSYILSVLFSVLQVLALSYYAISYFPGGSVGLKFLSSTLASSILRCFGR; from the exons ATGCAGAAAACCGCCCAAGCATGGTTCGCCGGCGGCCCCAGTAGCAGCAGCAACGGCAGGAACGATCTGCAGAAAACGTCGCCGTCTTTGCTCGCCGATTGGAACGCTTACGCTGCGTCGAAAGAGTCACAAGAATCAGAATCAGCCCTAGGCTTCGATCTCGAGGCCGCCGTCACTACCGCCAGCGATAAGGTCTCCGGCACTTTCAACGT GGTTTCAAAAGGAGTGAGGGATCTACCAGGGAGTTTACAGTCTGCCACCAGCAATGTCCCATCTGGAAAATCTCTGGTGTACTTTGGTTTACTCCTTGCCACTGGAGTGTTCTTTATCTTCATAGCCTTCACCATGTTCCTTCCTGTCATGGTTCTAATGCCTCAAAAATTCGCACTCTGCTTTACTATTGGTTGCGCCTTGATTATTGGCTCATTCTTTGCCCTCAAAGGTCCTAAGAATCAGCTTCAACACATGTCATCCACGGAG AGGCTTCCTTTTACATTGGGATTCATTGGCACAATGGTGGGTACAATTTATGTTTCCATGGTGCTTCACAGCTATATCCTTTCCGTGCTCTTCTCTGTGCTACAG GTCCTTGCCCTGTCATACTATGCGATTTCCTACTTCCCTGGAGGATCTGTTGGATTGAAGTTTCTTTCCTCAACCCTTGCATCTTCGATACTAAGATGTTTTGGGAGGTGA
- the LOC131329800 gene encoding uncharacterized protein LOC131329800, with protein sequence MAYRLSSSKAQSFSYSEQPLAERLTDDPVTHKTAQSTVICVYRAHIGGYWRNVTVLWCKNLMNHSITISFDSIDSEHNQSCKIDFKPWHFWSKKGFKPFDVDGNQVDIYWDLRSAKFSGGPEPCSDFYVALVSEEEVVLLLGDYKKKAYKRTKSRPALVEALMFYKKEHVFNKKSFSTRAKFDQRKEDHDIVVESSTAGARDPEMWISIDGIVVIHIQNLQWKFRGNQTILVNKSPVQVFWDVHAWLFCTPGSGHGLFIFKPGAPESDSDKEDESSCGVGGDGESDDCSSSNSRYYSTLSHSKASEFCLFLYAWKLE encoded by the coding sequence ATGGCTTATAGACTCTCTTCCTCGAAAGCCCAATCATTCTCCTACTCCGAACAACCTTTAGCAGAAAGATTAACAGACGATCCGGTAACACACAAAACAGCACAAAGCACGGTCATCTGCGTCTACCGGGCCCACATCGGGGGTTACTGGCGCAACGTGACAGTTTTATGGTGCAAGAACCTTATGAATCATTCCATCACAATTTCTTTTGATAGCATAGACAGTGAACACAATCAATCTTGCAAGATTGACTTCAAGCCTTGGCACTTTTGGAGTAAAAAGGGGTTCAAGCCCTTTGATGTCGACGGAAACCAAGTTGATATTTATTGGGACTTGCGATCAGCAAAATTCTCCGGTGGGCCTGAGCCATGCTCGGATTTCTACGTTGCCCTAGTTTCTGAGGAAGAGGTGGTGTTGCTTTTAGGGGATTACAAGAAGAAGGCTTATAAGAGAACCAAGTCAAGACCAGCCCTAGTTGAAGCCCTAATGTTTTACAAGAAGGAACATGTGTTCAACAAGAAAAGTTTCTCCACACGCGCCAAGTTTGACCAGAGGAAAGAGGATCACGATATAGTTGTGGAGAGCTCGACGGCAGGGGCCAGAGACCCGGAAATGTGGATTAGCATAGATGGTATCGTGGTGATCCACATTCAGAACTTGCAATGGAAATTCAGGGGAAATCAGACGATCTTGGTAAATAAATCACCGGTTCAAGTTTTCTGGGACGTACACGCTTGGCTATTTTGCACACCTGGCTCAGGCCATGGTTTGTTCATTTTCAAGCCGGGTGCACCGGAATCAGATAGCGACAAAGAGGATGAAAGCAGCTgtggtgttggtggtgatggagagAGTGACGATTGTAGTAGTAGCAATAGCAGGTATTACTCGACTCTAAGTCATTCAAAAGCATCTGAGTTTTGCCTTTTTTTGTATGCATGGAAGCTTGAATGA
- the LOC131330166 gene encoding uncharacterized membrane protein At3g27390 isoform X1: MKVPTGFIATLWSFLSFLPFFFLLLLLGLLKGVIMAPVVGSIIGFGNSAVIIGLWPAHFIWTCYCVAKTKRLGLILKILSLLLLPVPLVLWPIVGIVCSFLGGIAYGFFAPLLATFEAVGESVTDKFFHCFVDGIWSTIESSFTVVWDFTDICFHSYFSFMDELSEEMPADQNPIDIKLLKVPNCLLVILLGILVDVPLITAVAIWKSPCMLFKGWKRMFEDLIGREGPFLETVCVPFAALAIILWPLAVVGAVISAFFASFFLVLYSAVVVHQEDSFLMGLAYVMAVISLFDEYTNDLLYLREGSCFPRPRYRRHISRGGGIDRKESIDSVRNGQQNWREGSYNSKLVSERSWTLKWAMQQNTPIQIWDWLFKSCEVNGRILLREGLIDVKDLEECVLQGNYKKLGIKLPAWSILQCLLASAKSDSSGLVISDDVELTRSNWPNDKVFEWFIGPLLIMKEQIKGLQLHENEEICLKNLIMQCKNDKPEEWDDTGFPSSDNVRRAQLQAIIRRLQGIVGSMSRMPTFRRRFQNLVKVLCIEAIQTGVLANDMGERLKTRYGGKNFPGGGSGKSKDATAEISEHYADDGNIV; this comes from the exons ATGAAGGTTCCAACAGGGTTCATAGCCACGCTCTGGAGCTTCCTGTcctttcttcctttcttcttcttgctcctcctcctcggccttcTCAAAG GGGTGATCATGGCTCCAGTGGTGGGAAGCATTATTGGGTTTGGAAATTCAGCAGTGATTATTGGGCTTTGGCCAGCACACTTCATCTGGACCTGCTACTGTGTGGCAAA AACCAAAAGGCTTGGACTGATCTTGAAGATTTTGTCACTGTTGTTGCTGCCAGTGCCTTTAGTCCTTTGGCCGATCGTCGGAATAGTTTGTAGCTTTTTGGGTGGCATTGCATATGGGTTCTTTGCTCCTCTACTTGCAACTTTTGAGGCTGTTGGAGAGAGTGTCACCGATAAGTTCTTCCATTGCTTTGTT GATGGAATTTGGTCCACAATCGAGTCAAGCTTCACGGTGGTATGGGATTTTACCGATATCTGCTTCCACTCATATTTCTCCTTCATGGATGAGCTGAGTGAGGAGATGCCTGCGGACCAGAATCCTATTGACATAAA GCTATTAAAAGTGCCGAACTGTTTGTTGGTTATCCTTCTTGGCATCCTAGTGGATGTGCCTTTGATTACGGCTGTTGCTATTTGGAAAAGCCCTTGCATGCTGTTTAAAGGGTGGAAGAGGATGTTTGAAGACTTAATTGGAAGAGAAGGTCCGTTTCTGGAGACAGTATGCGTCCCATTTGCTGCTCTTGCAATAATCTTATGGCCACTGGCCGTAGTGGGAGCTGTGATAAGTGCTTTCTTTGCCAGCTTCTTTCTCGTTCTATACAGTGCAGTGGTTGTCCATCAG GAAGACTCATTTCTGATGGGACTTGCATACGTCATGGCTGTAATTTCTCTTTTTGACGAATATACAAATGATTTACTGTACTTGAGAGAGGGGTCCTGCTTTCCCAG GCCAAGATACCGTCGGCACATAAGCCGTGGCGGCGGCATTGACAGAAAAGAGTCAATTGACAGTGTTAGAAATGGTCAGCAGAATTGGAGAGAAGGATCATACAATTCAAAGCTGGTTTCAGAACGATCATGGACATTAAAGTGGGCTATGCAACAGAACACCCCTATACAG ATATGGGATTGGCTGTTCAAATCATGCGAGGTGAATGGGAGGATACTACTCCGTGAGGGTCTAATTGATGTCAAAGACTTGGAGGAATGCGTTCTACAGGGAAATTATAAGAAGTTAGGTATTAAACTACCTGCATGGTCCATTCTACAGTGTCTTTTGGCTTCAGCGAAGTCAGATTCGTCAGGGTTGGTGATCT CTGATGACGTTGAGTTGACGAGAAGTAACTGGCCAAACGACAAAGTGTTTGAGTGGTTCATTGGGCCACTCTTGATAATGAAAGAGCAAATAAAAGGACTTCAATTACATGAAAATGAGGAGATCTGCCTGAAGAACCTTATTATGCAGTGCAAGAATGATAAACCAGAAGAGTGGGATGACACTGGTTTTCCATCCAGTGACAATGTCAGAAGAGCTCAGTTGCAAGCAATTATTAGAAG GCTGCAGGGAATTGTTGGTTCCATGTCCCGGATGCCAACCTTCAGACGACGGTTCCAGAATTTGGTGAAGGTGTTGTGCATAGAAGCTATTCAGACAGGTGTTTTAGCAAATGATATGGGAGAGAGACTGAAAACCAGATATGGTGGCAAAAACTTCCCTGGAGGTGGCAGTGGGAAAAGTAAGGACGCAACAGCAGAGATAAGCGAGCATTATGCGGATGATGGGAATATTGTGTGA
- the LOC131330166 gene encoding uncharacterized membrane protein At3g27390 isoform X2 produces the protein MKVPTGFIATLWSFLSFLPFFFLLLLLGLLKGVIMAPVVGSIIGFGNSAVIIGLWPAHFIWTCYCVAKTKRLGLILKILSLLLLPVPLVLWPIVGIVCSFLGGIAYGFFAPLLATFEAVGESVTDKFFHCFVDGIWSTIESSFTVVWDFTDICFHSYFSFMDELSEEMPADQNPIDIKLLKVPNCLLVILLGILVDVPLITAVAIWKSPCMLFKGWKRMFEDLIGREGPFLETVCVPFAALAIILWPLAVVGAVISAFFASFFLVLYSAVVVHQEDSFLMGLAYVMAVISLFDEYTNDLLYLREGSCFPRPRYRRHISRGGGIDRKESIDSVRNGQQNWREGSYNSKLVSERSWTLKWAMQQNTPIQIWDWLFKSCEVNGRILLREGLIDVKDLEECVLQGNYKKLGIKLPAWSILQCLLASAKSDSSGLVISDDVELTRSNWPNDKVFEWFIGPLLIMKEQIKGLQLHENEEICLKNLIMQCKNDKPEEWDDTGFPSSDNVRRAQLQAIIRRELLVPCPGCQPSDDGSRIW, from the exons ATGAAGGTTCCAACAGGGTTCATAGCCACGCTCTGGAGCTTCCTGTcctttcttcctttcttcttcttgctcctcctcctcggccttcTCAAAG GGGTGATCATGGCTCCAGTGGTGGGAAGCATTATTGGGTTTGGAAATTCAGCAGTGATTATTGGGCTTTGGCCAGCACACTTCATCTGGACCTGCTACTGTGTGGCAAA AACCAAAAGGCTTGGACTGATCTTGAAGATTTTGTCACTGTTGTTGCTGCCAGTGCCTTTAGTCCTTTGGCCGATCGTCGGAATAGTTTGTAGCTTTTTGGGTGGCATTGCATATGGGTTCTTTGCTCCTCTACTTGCAACTTTTGAGGCTGTTGGAGAGAGTGTCACCGATAAGTTCTTCCATTGCTTTGTT GATGGAATTTGGTCCACAATCGAGTCAAGCTTCACGGTGGTATGGGATTTTACCGATATCTGCTTCCACTCATATTTCTCCTTCATGGATGAGCTGAGTGAGGAGATGCCTGCGGACCAGAATCCTATTGACATAAA GCTATTAAAAGTGCCGAACTGTTTGTTGGTTATCCTTCTTGGCATCCTAGTGGATGTGCCTTTGATTACGGCTGTTGCTATTTGGAAAAGCCCTTGCATGCTGTTTAAAGGGTGGAAGAGGATGTTTGAAGACTTAATTGGAAGAGAAGGTCCGTTTCTGGAGACAGTATGCGTCCCATTTGCTGCTCTTGCAATAATCTTATGGCCACTGGCCGTAGTGGGAGCTGTGATAAGTGCTTTCTTTGCCAGCTTCTTTCTCGTTCTATACAGTGCAGTGGTTGTCCATCAG GAAGACTCATTTCTGATGGGACTTGCATACGTCATGGCTGTAATTTCTCTTTTTGACGAATATACAAATGATTTACTGTACTTGAGAGAGGGGTCCTGCTTTCCCAG GCCAAGATACCGTCGGCACATAAGCCGTGGCGGCGGCATTGACAGAAAAGAGTCAATTGACAGTGTTAGAAATGGTCAGCAGAATTGGAGAGAAGGATCATACAATTCAAAGCTGGTTTCAGAACGATCATGGACATTAAAGTGGGCTATGCAACAGAACACCCCTATACAG ATATGGGATTGGCTGTTCAAATCATGCGAGGTGAATGGGAGGATACTACTCCGTGAGGGTCTAATTGATGTCAAAGACTTGGAGGAATGCGTTCTACAGGGAAATTATAAGAAGTTAGGTATTAAACTACCTGCATGGTCCATTCTACAGTGTCTTTTGGCTTCAGCGAAGTCAGATTCGTCAGGGTTGGTGATCT CTGATGACGTTGAGTTGACGAGAAGTAACTGGCCAAACGACAAAGTGTTTGAGTGGTTCATTGGGCCACTCTTGATAATGAAAGAGCAAATAAAAGGACTTCAATTACATGAAAATGAGGAGATCTGCCTGAAGAACCTTATTATGCAGTGCAAGAATGATAAACCAGAAGAGTGGGATGACACTGGTTTTCCATCCAGTGACAATGTCAGAAGAGCTCAGTTGCAAGCAATTATTAGAAG GGAATTGTTGGTTCCATGTCCCGGATGCCAACCTTCAGACGACGGTTCCAGAATTTGGTGA
- the LOC131328686 gene encoding uncharacterized protein LOC131328686 yields the protein MSCHHTLKHMKFDVVVFNFPHAGHFYGYCEKDEELIEMHKELLRGFFKNAREMLVKEGGEVHVTHRDDYPYNTWELEKLGAESGFSLKEKARFEKGDYPGYHNKRGGDINCNKTFLLGFECFTSKFSLHMDNTGDQPQKNKEHDREVAHECASGDKGLGGVIHKDNADDQRQKINEHEHEHEINECASGDMGLGIHMENTCDQLEKNNDVGLGGKIDMENTGDQLQKNNEHDNEINECAIGEVGLGGKINMENTGDQLQENNEHDHKIEECATGHIGLGGIIVAVGISMFVVIMLIPRICGK from the exons ATGAGCTGCCATCACACACTAAAACACATGAAATTTGATGTTGTAGTTTTTAACTTCCCTCATGCTGGCCATTTTTATGGCTACTGCGAAAAAGATGAAGAGCTAATCGA GATGCACAAGGAGCTGTTGAGGGGTTTCTTCAAGAATGCCAGAGAGATGCTGGTGAAGGAAGGTGGTGAAGTCCATGTCACCCACAGGGATGACTATCCTTACAACACATGGGAATTGGAGAAACTTGGAGCTGAATCAGGTTTCAGTCTGAAAGAGAAAGCGAGGTTTGAGAAGGGAGATTATCCAGGTTACCACAACAAGAGAGGAGGTGATATCAACTGCAACAAGACGTTCCTTCTCGGGTTTGAGTGCTTTACATCCAAGTTCTCACTTCACATGGATAACACTGGTGATCAGCCGCAAAAGAATAAGGAGCATGACCGTGAAGTAGCTCATGAATGTGCTAGTGGCGACAAGGGATTGGGAGGTGTAATCCACAAGGACAACGCTGATGATCAGCGGCAAAAGATTAATGAGCATGAGCATGAGCATGAAATCAATGAATGTGCTAGTGGTGACATGGGATTGGGAATCCACATGGAAAACACTTGTGATCAGCTAGAAAAGAATAATGACGTGGGATTAGGAGGTAAAATCGACATGGAAAACACTGGCGATCAGCTGCAAAAGAATAACGAGCATGACAATGAAATAAATGAATGTGCTATTGGCGAAGTGGGATTGGGAGGTAAAATCAACATGGAAAACACTGGTGATCAACTGCAAGAGAATAACGAGCATGACCATAAGATAGAGGAATGTGCTACTGGTCACATCGGACTGGGAGGTATAATTGTTGCTGTTGGGATCTCCATGTTTGTAGTAATTATGCTTATACCACGTATATGTGGAAAATAG
- the LOC131331447 gene encoding uncharacterized protein At4g26485-like yields MSKKKKKVRWIKHYNSAQKILLVGEGDFSFSACLASAFGSGRNMVATSLHSKRLLEEKHWSSEEHLEELESLGCLVLHKVNVHKMSFHHTLKHMEFDVVVFNFPHAGHVSGYTEKDEELIEMHKDLLRGFFKSARGMLLKEGGEVHVTHRDDYPYNKWELEVLGAESGFSLKEKVRFKKGDYPGYHNKRGGDINCNKTFPLKSECFTFKFSLQMDNELEISCNRIRSMTLN; encoded by the exons atgagtaagaagaagaagaaagtgagaTGGATAAAACACTACAACAGTGCCCAGAAGATACTTTTAGTGGGGGAAGGGGACTTCTCATTTTCAGCATGTTTAGCCAGTGCTTTTGGCTCTGGACGAAATATGGTTGCCACTTCCCTTCATTCCAAAC GTTTGCTCGAAGAGAAGCACTGGAGCAGTGAAGAACACTTGGAGGAATTGGAGAGCTTGGGATGTCTAGTACTGCATAAAGTTAATGTTCATAAGATGAGCTTCCATCACACATTAAAACACATGGAATTCGATGTTGTAGTTTTCAACTTCCCTCATGCTGGCCATGTTTCTGGCTACACCGAAAAAGACGAAGAGCTAATTGA GATGCACAAGGATCTGTTGAGGGGGTTCTTCAAGAGTGCCAGAGGGATGCTATTGAAGGAAGGCGGTGAAGTCCATGTCACCCACAGGGATGACTATCCTTACAACAAATGGGAATTGGAAGTGCTTGGAGCTGAATCAGGTTTCAGTCTGAAAGAGAAAGTGAGGTTTAAGAAGGGAGATTATCCAGGTTACCATAACAAGAGAGGGGGTGACATCAACTGCAACAAGACATTCCCTCTCAAGTCTGAGTGCTTTACTTTCAAATTCTCTCTCCAAATGGATAACGAACTGGAGATCAGCTGCAATAGAATAAGGAGCATGACCTTGAACTAA
- the LOC131331445 gene encoding probable glycosyltransferase At3g07620, with protein sequence MRQLQGTSLCMSIFFLATSFAIVIVVVIANASKGLSLFSLPSSTWSWSTGGVASLSSSSFSNSSFTDDKSQDGASNKSGLRRSKKKRDEKLGRVEAGLARARALIRDAMINQNSSSPLDGDSDYVPKGDIYRNAYAFRRSYQLMERMFRIYVYEEGEPPLFHTGPCKDIYSTEGIFINLMETNTRFRTRDPDRAHVYYLPFSVVMILNTLFDPVIRDKAVLERIIGGYVRLVSSKYPYWNRSLGADHFMLSCHDWGPRATWYVRQLYFTSIRVLCNANTSEHFNPKKDASFPEINLKTGEIEGLTSGLPASNRTVLAFFAGSAHGKIRPAFLKHWMEKDEDVRVYKNLPEGISYPDMMKKSRYCICPSGWEVASPRIVEAIYAECVPVLISQNYVLPFSDVLNWNSFSVQVSVSEIPNLKKILVGIPEDRYLRLQEGVRQVQRHFLVNDPPKRFDVFHMIIHSIWLRRLNVAIYV encoded by the exons atgaggcaGTTACAAGGAACAAGCCTATGTATGAGCATCTTCTTCCTGGCGACTTCATTTGCCATTGTGATTGTGGTTGTGATAGCAAATGCTTCCAAAGGATTGTCTTTGTTCTCTCTTCCATCTTCGACATGGTCATGGAGTACTGGTGGCGTTGCCTCactttcctcttcttccttttccaaCTCCTCCTTCACC GATGACAAGAGTCAAGATGGTGCCAGTAACAAATCTGGTTTGAGAAGAAgtaagaagaagagagatgaaAAACTAGGGAGGGTTGAAGCAGGACTTGCCAGAGCCAGAGCTCTAATCAGAGATGCCATGATCAATCAGAACAGTTCATCGCCTCTTGATGGAGATTCAGATTATGTTCCAAAAGGGGACATTTACAGGAATGCTTATGCTTTTCGCAG AAGTTACCAGTTAATGGAACGCATGTTTAGGATCTATGTCTACGAAGAGGGAGAGCCACCACTGTTTCACACTGGGCCTTGCAAGGACATATACTCCACGGAAGGAATTTTCATCAACTTGATGGAAACAAACACCCGGTTTCGAACCCGTGATCCCGATCGAGCTCATGTTTACTACCTTCCGTTCAGTGTGGTGATGATCCTCAACACCCTCTTCGATCCGGTCATCCGCGACAAAGCCGTCCTGGAACGGATAATCGGTGGCTATGTCCGTCTCGTTTCTTCCAAGTACCCGTACTGGAACAGAAGTCTCGGAGCCGATCATTTCATGCTGTCGTGCCATGATTGG GGCCCGCGTGCAACTTGGTATGTTCGCCAGTTATATTTCACTTCAATTCGAGTTCTATGCAACGCCAACACATCAGAGCACTTCAATCCGAAGAAGGATGCATCATTCCCAGAAATCAACTTAAAAACAGGCGAAATTGAAGGACTCACCAGTGGCCTGCCTGCCTCTAACCGCACGGTCCTAGCGTTCTTTGCAGGGAGTGCACACGGTAAAATTCGCCCTGCTTTTCTAAAACATTGGATGGAAAAAGATGAAGACGTACGAGTTTACAAAAATCTTCCGGAGGGAATTTCCTACCCTGACATGATGAAGAAGAGCAGGTACTGCATTTGCCCAAGTGGGTGGGAAGTAGCGAGCCCAAGAATCGTGGAGGCGATTTATGCAGAGTGCGTGCCGGTATTGATTTCCCAAAACTATGTGCTCCCGTTTAGCGATGTTTTGAATTGGAACTCGTTTTCGGTTCAGGTTTCGGTGAGTGAGATACCGAATCTAAAGAAAATTCTGGTGGGAATACCGGAGGATCGGTATTTAAGATTGCAGGAGGGAGTGAGGCAGGTGCAAAGGCATTTTTTGGTGAATGATCCTCCAAAGAGATTTGATGTGTTTCATATGATAATTCACTCGATTTGGCTGAGAAGATTGAATGTTGCTATTTATGTATAG